One Cryobacterium roopkundense genomic region harbors:
- a CDS encoding zf-TFIIB domain-containing protein, translated as MTPEDEQPPDLFDFTEDIGSGLKITFDGDGIIGPSCPSCGTEMVPEQRFVKERLVISERCPACGLTVLLPDVFKVLDDE; from the coding sequence ATGACGCCAGAGGATGAGCAACCACCCGACCTGTTCGATTTCACGGAAGACATCGGTTCCGGGCTGAAGATCACATTTGACGGTGACGGCATCATTGGCCCGAGCTGCCCATCGTGCGGCACGGAGATGGTGCCGGAACAGCGCTTCGTGAAGGAGCGTCTCGTCATCAGCGAGCGATGCCCGGCGTGCGGCCTGACCGTGCTGCTGCCCGACGTCTTCAAGGTGCTGGACGACGAATAG
- a CDS encoding low molecular weight phosphatase family protein, giving the protein MTEAPKHGRRAAKPPAPPVPLVELVETPRDPATRSRDAVTGFRDAGEEHARSSTSEPLVEARGTSDRDPAIRSRDAVTGFRDAGEEHARSSTSEISVLVVCTGNICRSPLAEHLLRARFAAAGISATVSSAGTRALVGHDMTAEAAALAVDYGAVDAPHSAQLLTPELIAHADLVLTATREHRSAAVSMYPKSTRYTFTLNQLARLMPEVETPSREPQPAGIDSFIESIAASRGMTPPPADATDDDIEDPYRRSAAVYASAAAAIDAAVTTITAGIAASLGKR; this is encoded by the coding sequence GTGACCGAAGCGCCCAAGCACGGCCGCCGCGCCGCCAAACCGCCCGCCCCGCCCGTCCCGCTGGTCGAGCTTGTCGAGACCCCGCGAGACCCCGCAACCCGATCTCGAGACGCGGTCACCGGGTTTCGAGACGCGGGCGAGGAGCATGCCCGCTCCTCAACCAGCGAACCGCTGGTCGAGGCGCGAGGAACGAGCGATCGAGACCCCGCAATCCGATCTCGAGACGCGGTCACCGGGTTTCGAGACGCGGGCGAGGAGCATGCCCGCTCCTCAACCAGCGAGATTTCCGTGCTCGTGGTCTGCACCGGCAACATCTGCCGCTCCCCGCTCGCGGAGCACCTGCTGCGCGCGCGCTTCGCCGCCGCCGGCATCTCCGCCACCGTGAGCAGCGCCGGAACCCGCGCGCTCGTCGGCCACGACATGACGGCCGAAGCCGCCGCCCTCGCTGTGGACTACGGCGCCGTCGACGCGCCGCACTCCGCGCAGCTGCTCACGCCGGAGCTCATCGCCCACGCCGATCTCGTGCTCACCGCCACCCGCGAGCACCGCAGCGCCGCCGTGTCGATGTACCCGAAGAGCACGCGCTACACGTTCACCCTCAACCAGCTCGCCCGGCTGATGCCGGAGGTCGAGACCCCGTCACGCGAGCCGCAGCCGGCCGGCATCGACTCGTTCATTGAGAGCATCGCGGCGTCGCGGGGCATGACGCCTCCCCCCGCCGACGCCACCGACGACGACATCGAAGACCCGTACCGCAGGTCCGCCGCGGTGTACGCGAGCGCGGCCGCCGCCATCGACGCGGCTGTCACCACCATCACTGCGGGCATCGCTGCCTCCCTCGGAAAACGGTAA
- a CDS encoding polysaccharide biosynthesis tyrosine autokinase: MELRDYIRILRKSWVLIVLLTLVAVGAASTFSILQTPQYSATSKVFVSTQSSGTTSELAQGNSFTVQRVKTYSDLVTTPLVLLPVIGSLDLQVTSDALKGKVTASAPLDTSIIDITVVDTDPVRAAETANAVSESLTSVVAEIEVSSGADAVSPVKLTRVQQATVPSVPVSPNVPLNIALGALVGLALGVGIAVLRETLETRIRNERDVEQVTDTPILGGIVFDPKAGERPLIVHVDPRSPRAESFRTLRTNLQFLDVERTDRAFVVTSSIESEGKSTTGANLAIALADSGLRVLLVDADLRRPKISDYMGIEGAVGLTDVLIGKAELKDVIQPWGRAQLFVLPAGHIPPNPSELLGSARMTHIIAEFNRAFDVVLFDSPPLLPVTDAAVLAKNVGGAIIIVAAGRTHKNQLKGAIAALTTVGASVSGLVLTMLPTKGPDAYGYGNYGYGYGYGSDVEAEAAAPKGSRRTRVKA, from the coding sequence GTGGAACTCCGCGACTACATTCGCATTCTGCGCAAGAGCTGGGTGCTCATCGTGCTGCTCACTCTTGTTGCCGTGGGCGCAGCATCCACTTTCTCCATTCTGCAGACGCCTCAGTACAGTGCCACGTCGAAGGTTTTCGTGTCGACGCAGTCGAGTGGAACCACCTCGGAGCTGGCCCAGGGCAACAGCTTCACCGTGCAGCGTGTGAAGACGTACTCCGACCTCGTGACCACTCCTCTGGTGCTGCTTCCGGTGATCGGGTCGCTTGACCTGCAGGTCACGTCGGACGCCCTCAAGGGCAAGGTCACGGCATCCGCTCCTCTGGACACGTCGATCATTGACATCACCGTGGTGGACACCGACCCGGTGCGCGCCGCGGAAACCGCGAACGCCGTGTCGGAGAGCCTCACCTCGGTGGTGGCCGAGATCGAGGTGTCGAGCGGCGCCGACGCTGTCTCCCCGGTGAAGCTCACCCGTGTGCAGCAGGCCACCGTGCCGTCGGTTCCGGTGAGCCCGAACGTGCCGCTGAACATTGCGCTCGGCGCGCTCGTGGGTCTCGCGCTCGGCGTGGGAATCGCCGTGCTGCGCGAAACCCTCGAGACACGCATTCGCAACGAACGCGACGTGGAGCAGGTGACCGACACCCCCATTCTCGGCGGTATTGTGTTCGACCCGAAGGCCGGCGAGCGCCCGCTGATCGTGCACGTTGACCCGCGCAGCCCACGCGCCGAGTCGTTCAGGACCCTCCGCACCAACCTGCAGTTTCTCGACGTGGAGCGCACCGACCGCGCCTTCGTGGTGACCTCCTCAATTGAGAGCGAGGGCAAGAGCACCACCGGGGCCAACCTGGCCATTGCGCTGGCCGACTCCGGGTTGCGCGTGCTGCTGGTGGACGCCGACCTGCGCCGCCCGAAGATCTCGGACTACATGGGCATCGAGGGCGCCGTGGGGCTCACCGACGTGCTGATCGGCAAGGCCGAGCTGAAAGACGTGATTCAGCCCTGGGGGCGAGCACAGCTGTTCGTGCTGCCGGCCGGGCACATTCCGCCCAACCCGAGCGAGCTGCTCGGCTCGGCGCGCATGACGCACATCATCGCGGAATTCAACCGCGCGTTCGACGTGGTGCTCTTCGACTCGCCGCCGCTGTTGCCGGTGACCGATGCCGCGGTGCTCGCCAAGAACGTGGGCGGCGCGATCATCATCGTGGCCGCCGGGCGCACGCACAAGAACCAGCTGAAGGGCGCCATCGCCGCGCTCACCACCGTGGGCGCGTCGGTGTCGGGGCTCGTGCTCACGATGCTGCCGACCAAGGGACCCGACGCGTACGGGTACGGCAACTACGGCTACGGGTACGGCTACGGCTCCGACGTTGAGGCCGAGGCCGCCGCGCCCAAGGGCTCGCGCCGCACCCGGGTGAAGGCGTGA
- a CDS encoding ABC transporter ATP-binding protein — protein MHPILEVHNVSKSYRSAVAVDDFSLAIRPGVVHGLLGPNGSGKTTCLHIIAGLISPNDGAVSISGVPIESKASRRLIGFAPDDLPLPNSLTGREYLTFHDGMRRRHDSARAVQLATALGIDADLNKLIGEYSHGMKRKIQVIAALMHEPEILVLDEPFRGLDPDAASVLKYTIETFAKSGRAVLIATHDMIRAQRDCGEVTIVSAGRTVASGTPQALIEQTHAAQTLEDVFLAVTGLAHDNETRLTCINTMFTHLQEELS, from the coding sequence ATGCACCCGATACTCGAAGTACACAACGTGTCGAAAAGCTACCGGTCCGCCGTCGCCGTCGACGACTTCTCCCTGGCCATCCGTCCAGGTGTCGTGCACGGCCTCCTCGGACCGAATGGCTCGGGCAAAACGACATGCCTCCACATCATTGCGGGGCTGATCTCCCCCAACGACGGCGCCGTCAGCATCTCCGGCGTACCGATCGAGTCCAAGGCCTCGCGCCGCCTCATCGGGTTCGCGCCCGACGACCTGCCGCTGCCCAACTCGCTCACCGGGCGTGAATACCTCACCTTCCACGATGGCATGCGCAGGCGCCACGACTCCGCTCGCGCGGTGCAACTCGCGACCGCCCTCGGAATCGACGCCGACCTCAACAAGCTCATCGGCGAGTACTCCCACGGCATGAAACGCAAGATCCAGGTGATCGCGGCACTCATGCACGAGCCGGAGATTCTCGTGCTCGACGAGCCGTTCCGAGGGCTTGACCCCGACGCGGCTTCCGTTCTCAAATACACGATCGAGACGTTTGCGAAGAGCGGCCGGGCCGTGCTGATCGCCACGCACGACATGATCCGCGCGCAGCGTGACTGCGGCGAGGTGACGATCGTCAGCGCGGGGCGCACCGTGGCCTCCGGCACCCCGCAGGCGCTCATCGAGCAGACCCACGCGGCACAGACCCTGGAAGACGTGTTTCTCGCTGTCACCGGCCTGGCCCACGACAACGAGACGCGGCTCACGTGCATCAACACCATGTTCACTCACCTTCAGGAGGAACTGTCATGA
- a CDS encoding pentapeptide repeat-containing protein, with translation MGTLSSGWRRRMAGGVASALLCGGMLLVGATAQAGAATPAPSVSAATDQPAPTTAELERQKLEEEVRQLRLTNSQAEGWLGGLLPFAPFVTVLIAVATLGAALYKQSTDLAAARLAAETEAAQWRADFALQQEAEAAKNEQWRQEFLRQQQLDRAAAEQEELGRFDETLSRVSAQISSDNPGLSLNGAAALGLFLKPRYLELHADLLRIIIANLKATPTAEVADLLRDDLARVLGLLFAGGQPNPDVPSPVDLTRLNLNRLDLHGLKLPDGLILDLAYATLENADLSEMTMARAQGLQATLDGARFSRTIMNEARFNEAHAIVKPVHFHETTLVSATFDGAHLPGAEFQRAHLQGTKFRHCDLRGARFEGANVNDAYFQGADLDEAAKRSIALGAHHWQDAHFDPPVLQRLKEIAGISN, from the coding sequence ATGGGAACGCTCAGTTCGGGTTGGCGCAGACGGATGGCGGGCGGTGTCGCATCCGCTCTGCTGTGCGGCGGGATGCTGCTGGTCGGGGCGACCGCGCAGGCCGGCGCCGCGACACCCGCGCCGAGTGTGTCGGCGGCGACCGACCAGCCGGCTCCCACCACGGCAGAGCTCGAGCGCCAGAAACTCGAGGAAGAGGTTCGGCAGCTGCGGCTGACCAACAGTCAGGCCGAGGGCTGGCTGGGCGGGCTTCTGCCGTTCGCGCCGTTCGTGACGGTGTTGATCGCGGTCGCCACGCTCGGCGCCGCCCTCTACAAGCAGTCCACGGATCTCGCCGCGGCACGGCTCGCGGCCGAAACCGAGGCCGCCCAGTGGCGCGCGGACTTTGCCCTGCAGCAGGAGGCGGAGGCGGCGAAGAACGAGCAGTGGCGGCAGGAGTTTCTGCGCCAGCAGCAGCTCGACCGGGCCGCCGCAGAGCAGGAAGAGCTGGGCCGGTTCGACGAGACCCTCAGCCGAGTCTCAGCGCAGATATCGTCGGACAACCCGGGCCTGAGCCTGAACGGCGCCGCTGCGCTCGGCCTCTTCCTGAAGCCGCGGTACCTGGAGCTGCATGCCGATCTGCTGCGCATCATCATCGCGAACCTGAAGGCGACGCCCACTGCGGAGGTCGCGGATCTGTTGCGCGATGACCTCGCCCGGGTGCTCGGCCTGCTCTTCGCGGGCGGCCAACCGAACCCAGACGTGCCGAGCCCCGTCGACCTCACGCGCCTCAACCTCAACCGCCTCGACCTGCACGGGCTGAAGCTGCCGGACGGCTTGATTCTCGACCTCGCCTATGCCACCCTCGAAAACGCCGACCTCAGCGAGATGACCATGGCACGGGCGCAGGGACTGCAGGCCACCCTCGACGGCGCACGGTTTTCCCGCACGATCATGAACGAGGCGCGGTTCAATGAGGCCCACGCGATCGTGAAACCCGTGCACTTTCACGAGACGACCCTCGTGAGCGCGACTTTCGACGGCGCGCACCTGCCCGGCGCCGAGTTTCAGCGCGCCCACCTGCAGGGAACTAAGTTTCGGCACTGCGACCTGCGCGGGGCGCGCTTCGAGGGGGCCAACGTCAACGACGCCTACTTTCAGGGCGCAGACCTCGATGAAGCGGCGAAGCGCAGCATCGCCCTGGGGGCGCACCACTGGCAAGACGCCCACTTCGACCCGCCCGTTCTGCAGCGGCTGAAAGAGATCGCCGGCATCTCGAATTAG
- a CDS encoding sugar transferase: protein MSASALQHPSVAPRHETPSPGDWRDSYAWGLRVTDLLVLVWVVFGVQIAWFGFTVSDVQFRGELYAVAVNYTAISVILIAAWMVILGIYGSRGYRVIGTGSQEYRAIAGATVRLFGLVALAAYLFQIDLARGYILIAFPMGLVVLVFSRWIWRQWLSVKRLNGQYSSRVVLIGSPSSVALLHRELARQSEAGYLVVGACIPSGFAGDVLPGSAVPVFGSVTLLQQFMAENRADTVIVTSNAEMSPHDMRELSWSLEPGRQHLVVAPNLTGIGGPRIHTRPVNGLPLIHVETPRYEGGKLFAKRGFDVVASFLLIVLLSVPLAVIALIVRFSTPGPVVFRQKRVGLNGKQFTMLKFRSMVTDAESQLATLQAQKRSAGNAVLFKMENDPRITPAGRVLRRFSLDELPQLFNVLGGSMSLVGPRPSLEREVSEYETHVHRRFLVKPGITGPWQVGGRSNLSWEDTVRLDLYYVENWSIMGDIVILWRTASAVMARDGAF from the coding sequence ATGAGCGCCAGCGCGCTGCAGCATCCGTCTGTCGCGCCTCGCCACGAGACGCCCTCCCCGGGCGACTGGCGCGATTCCTACGCCTGGGGGCTCCGGGTCACCGACCTGCTCGTGCTCGTGTGGGTCGTTTTCGGCGTGCAAATCGCGTGGTTCGGCTTCACCGTCTCCGACGTGCAGTTTCGGGGGGAGCTCTACGCCGTGGCCGTGAACTACACGGCGATTTCGGTGATCCTCATCGCCGCGTGGATGGTCATTCTCGGCATCTACGGTTCCCGGGGGTACCGGGTGATCGGCACCGGCTCACAGGAATACCGGGCGATCGCCGGCGCCACCGTGCGGTTGTTCGGTCTCGTTGCCCTAGCCGCGTACCTTTTTCAGATCGACCTCGCACGGGGGTACATTCTCATTGCCTTCCCCATGGGGCTGGTCGTGCTGGTGTTCTCCCGCTGGATCTGGCGGCAGTGGCTCAGCGTCAAGCGCCTGAACGGCCAGTACTCCTCGCGGGTCGTGCTGATCGGGTCGCCCTCCTCCGTCGCGCTGCTGCACAGGGAACTGGCGCGACAGTCGGAGGCCGGCTACCTCGTGGTGGGCGCGTGCATCCCCAGTGGGTTCGCGGGAGACGTGCTGCCGGGCAGCGCCGTACCAGTCTTCGGCTCCGTCACTCTGCTGCAGCAGTTCATGGCCGAGAACCGGGCCGACACCGTGATCGTCACGAGCAACGCCGAAATGTCCCCGCACGATATGCGTGAGCTCAGCTGGAGCCTCGAACCGGGCCGTCAGCACCTGGTCGTGGCCCCCAACCTCACCGGTATCGGTGGCCCGCGCATCCACACCCGGCCCGTGAACGGCCTGCCGCTCATCCACGTGGAAACTCCCCGGTACGAGGGCGGCAAGCTCTTCGCCAAGCGGGGCTTCGACGTGGTCGCGTCGTTCCTGCTGATCGTGCTCCTCAGCGTTCCGCTCGCCGTGATCGCCCTCATCGTGCGGTTCAGCACCCCCGGGCCGGTGGTGTTTCGCCAGAAGCGCGTGGGCCTCAACGGCAAACAGTTCACCATGCTCAAATTTCGATCGATGGTGACGGATGCCGAGAGCCAGTTGGCCACGCTGCAAGCGCAGAAGCGCAGCGCGGGAAACGCCGTGCTGTTCAAGATGGAGAACGACCCGCGCATCACCCCGGCCGGCCGGGTCTTGCGTCGGTTCAGCCTGGATGAGCTGCCGCAGCTCTTCAACGTGCTCGGGGGCAGCATGTCGCTCGTGGGGCCGCGCCCCTCGCTCGAACGCGAAGTGAGCGAATACGAAACGCATGTGCACCGCCGTTTTCTCGTGAAGCCCGGCATCACCGGCCCGTGGCAGGTGGGCGGCCGCTCCAACCTCTCGTGGGAAGACACGGTTCGCCTTGACCTGTACTACGTGGAGAACTGGTCGATCATGGGCGACATCGTCATTCTCTGGCGCACGGCCAGCGCCGTGATGGCCAGGGACGGCGCCTTCTGA
- a CDS encoding acyltransferase: MHIAESATVSDRATMGTGVKVWDLAQVREEAIVGDNSIVGRGAYIGAGVKIGANSKIQNDALIYEPAVLGTGVFIGPAVVLTNDTYPRAINPDGTQKSAADWIPTGVIIDEGAAIGARAVCVAPVHIGRWATVAAGAVVIKDVLDFALVAGVPARQIGWVGKAGYPLTAVGDIWVCPQSDDHYEVATNGLTERAK; this comes from the coding sequence ATGCACATCGCAGAAAGTGCGACGGTTTCTGATCGCGCAACCATGGGAACAGGCGTCAAGGTCTGGGATCTGGCACAAGTTCGAGAAGAAGCAATCGTTGGCGACAATTCCATAGTCGGACGTGGCGCCTACATCGGCGCCGGAGTGAAGATCGGTGCGAATTCTAAGATACAGAATGATGCTCTGATCTACGAGCCTGCCGTCTTGGGAACAGGTGTCTTCATCGGCCCGGCCGTGGTCTTGACGAACGACACGTATCCACGCGCGATCAACCCCGATGGTACCCAGAAATCCGCTGCCGATTGGATCCCCACCGGCGTCATAATCGACGAAGGTGCGGCCATCGGCGCGCGCGCTGTGTGTGTCGCACCGGTGCACATTGGACGATGGGCAACCGTCGCGGCAGGGGCGGTCGTGATCAAGGACGTACTGGATTTTGCGCTGGTCGCGGGGGTACCCGCGCGACAAATTGGTTGGGTCGGAAAAGCAGGTTACCCACTCACCGCCGTGGGCGACATCTGGGTTTGTCCACAATCAGACGACCACTATGAGGTGGCCACCAACGGGCTAACGGAGAGAGCAAAGTGA
- a CDS encoding Gfo/Idh/MocA family protein has protein sequence MTELRAGLIGLGMMGRHHARVLREITGVELVAVADEMGDPHNVAGSTPFCRTVDELLEHNLDMAVVAVPTAFHAAVGLALAEAGVHALIEKPIANTAEEGAQLAAAFESRGLVGAVGHIERFNPALQSMRERISAGDLGAVYQIATRRQGPFPARIADVGVVKDLGTHDIDSTAWLAQSAYSSVFAQTALKSGRPHEDLVVVTGRLANNVITNHLVNWLSPLKERVTIATGEKGSFVADTLTADLTFFENGTVETLWDPISAFRGVAEGSMIRYALKKREPLLVEHEAFRDAVLGLRNDIVTMRDGLATLRVAEAAIKSSKNGQVVSL, from the coding sequence ATGACAGAGCTTAGAGCTGGCCTTATCGGCTTAGGTATGATGGGTCGCCACCATGCGCGGGTTCTTCGCGAGATCACGGGAGTTGAGCTTGTCGCCGTGGCTGATGAAATGGGCGACCCCCACAACGTGGCAGGCAGCACCCCGTTCTGCCGGACCGTCGACGAATTGCTGGAGCACAACTTGGACATGGCCGTTGTGGCCGTCCCCACCGCGTTCCATGCCGCCGTCGGCCTCGCGCTAGCCGAAGCCGGCGTGCACGCCCTCATCGAAAAGCCAATCGCCAACACAGCAGAGGAGGGCGCCCAGTTGGCCGCCGCCTTCGAATCCCGTGGACTCGTCGGCGCTGTTGGCCACATCGAGCGTTTCAATCCCGCACTGCAGAGTATGAGAGAACGCATTTCGGCTGGAGACCTCGGTGCGGTCTATCAGATAGCGACTCGTCGGCAGGGACCATTTCCGGCTCGAATCGCGGACGTCGGCGTCGTCAAGGATCTGGGCACCCATGACATAGATTCAACGGCCTGGCTCGCGCAGAGCGCATACTCGTCCGTATTCGCACAAACCGCGCTCAAGAGCGGTCGCCCACACGAAGACCTCGTGGTCGTCACTGGCCGCCTCGCGAACAACGTCATTACAAATCACCTTGTAAATTGGCTTTCCCCTCTAAAAGAACGCGTCACCATCGCCACTGGGGAGAAGGGATCGTTCGTGGCAGACACACTCACGGCGGACCTGACCTTCTTCGAAAACGGCACGGTCGAAACCCTCTGGGACCCGATCTCAGCATTTCGGGGCGTGGCCGAGGGCTCGATGATTCGGTACGCCTTGAAGAAGCGCGAACCGCTTCTCGTTGAGCATGAAGCCTTCCGCGACGCAGTACTCGGTCTTCGAAATGACATCGTCACTATGCGGGACGGCCTCGCAACGCTGCGGGTTGCAGAGGCTGCGATCAAGTCCTCCAAGAATGGCCAAGTTGTTTCTCTCTAG
- a CDS encoding DUF4012 domain-containing protein: MAKSELEAAMPLATSIQNGITDGDVASAQRAVADLNSHANSAAALTSDPVWRAFEILPFLGPNLAAVRQLAQVVNDISESAVTPLVSLADGFSVDAFSPTGGTVDLGPIMEAQVNIANADRTLEKAQSDLGEIDTSGTIPQVDAAARQLSQLVEKTAVTVNSANRAAQLVPAMLGAGGSRSYLLLFQNNAEVRATGGLPGAFAEIATNDGGIEIVRQESANGIIFPDPVLDLPVETRGLFTDRISTFMGDVTLTPDFPTTGRLAREMWKQKYDAEVDGVISLDPVALSYLLRSTGPITLATGDVLTSENAVQLLLTDVYTKYDSSAEQDAFFASAASAVFEALAGGQAEPKALISALAQAGDERRILLWSAHEEDQTVLAGTTLTGDLPVSDAAAERIGIYFNDATGAKMDPYLDVQIGLGEVTCREDERPYYAVDVTLTSTAPPNAGEVLPPSVTGPGTFGVVKGNVKTLILVYGPPGSENMGVARGGEAVPYHPAAHMGYSVSQLGVELAPGESVTTRFHLLGGSAEHGALEAVSTPLITTNPVADVDLSCDEALH; the protein is encoded by the coding sequence ATGGCAAAGAGCGAGCTCGAAGCCGCAATGCCCCTGGCCACATCGATTCAAAATGGCATCACGGATGGTGACGTTGCCTCCGCGCAACGAGCCGTTGCTGATCTCAACTCACATGCGAACTCGGCCGCGGCGCTCACAAGCGATCCGGTCTGGCGGGCGTTTGAGATCCTGCCGTTTCTGGGACCGAACCTGGCGGCCGTCCGTCAGCTGGCTCAGGTCGTGAACGACATCAGCGAGTCGGCGGTCACGCCGTTGGTGTCGCTCGCGGATGGGTTCAGCGTTGACGCCTTCAGCCCGACCGGCGGAACCGTCGATCTGGGCCCCATCATGGAGGCACAAGTGAACATCGCTAACGCGGATCGCACCCTCGAGAAGGCCCAGTCGGACCTGGGCGAGATCGATACGTCCGGAACCATTCCGCAGGTGGACGCCGCAGCGCGCCAGCTCTCGCAGCTCGTTGAAAAGACAGCCGTCACAGTGAACTCAGCGAACCGGGCGGCCCAGCTCGTTCCGGCAATGCTTGGTGCCGGGGGGTCGCGTTCCTATCTGCTTCTGTTTCAGAACAACGCGGAGGTTCGAGCGACCGGCGGGCTCCCCGGAGCCTTCGCGGAAATTGCGACCAACGACGGCGGGATTGAAATCGTTCGCCAGGAGTCGGCGAACGGCATCATATTCCCCGACCCAGTGCTTGACCTGCCGGTTGAAACACGCGGGCTCTTCACCGATCGAATCAGTACTTTTATGGGTGACGTCACGCTCACTCCGGACTTCCCCACGACGGGACGGCTCGCTCGAGAGATGTGGAAACAGAAATACGACGCGGAGGTTGACGGCGTCATCTCCCTGGACCCGGTGGCGCTCAGCTATCTGTTGCGTTCGACCGGGCCCATCACGCTGGCGACGGGCGACGTGCTCACCAGCGAAAATGCCGTGCAGCTGCTGCTCACGGACGTGTACACAAAGTACGATAGCTCTGCCGAGCAGGACGCGTTCTTTGCGTCGGCGGCATCCGCTGTTTTCGAGGCGCTAGCGGGAGGCCAGGCAGAGCCCAAGGCGCTTATTTCGGCGCTGGCTCAGGCCGGCGATGAACGACGCATACTTCTGTGGAGCGCACATGAGGAGGACCAAACCGTGCTGGCCGGAACCACCCTGACGGGCGACCTTCCGGTGAGTGATGCCGCCGCCGAGCGAATAGGCATCTACTTCAATGACGCCACGGGCGCCAAGATGGACCCATACCTGGACGTGCAAATCGGCCTCGGCGAAGTGACGTGCCGCGAAGACGAGAGGCCGTACTACGCGGTTGACGTGACGCTCACGAGCACCGCCCCGCCGAATGCCGGGGAGGTCTTGCCGCCGTCGGTGACCGGACCGGGCACATTCGGTGTGGTTAAGGGGAACGTGAAAACCCTGATTCTGGTTTACGGACCGCCCGGTTCGGAGAACATGGGCGTGGCCCGTGGGGGAGAGGCCGTGCCGTACCACCCGGCGGCGCACATGGGATATTCCGTGAGTCAACTCGGTGTTGAACTGGCACCGGGCGAGTCCGTCACGACGCGCTTTCACCTGCTGGGCGGATCGGCGGAGCACGGGGCGCTTGAGGCCGTGAGCACGCCGCTGATCACCACCAACCCGGTGGCGGACGTCGACCTGAGCTGCGACGAGGCACTCCACTAA
- a CDS encoding DegT/DnrJ/EryC1/StrS family aminotransferase codes for MISASIPNFIPAARPLIGDDERRAVDAVLVSGQLAQGNEVKLFEEEFSQVLVDGRSAVAVNSGTSGLHLGLLAAGIGPGDEVIVPSFTFAATANSVALTGATPIFADIEPDHYCLDPDSVEAAISSRTAGILPVHLYGHPANMPSLQRIATANGLKLFEDAAQAHGASLNGERVGSFGDFAMFSLYPTKNMTSGEGGMVTMNSPEIERRMRLLRNQGMERQYENELVGFNARMTNIHAAIGRVQLTKIWGWTEQRRQNAAFLSEHLTNVVIPKTAPGAEPVYHQYTIRVLEDRDRIVAALRDEHHIGTGVYYPIPNHRLPSFQQALDLPETEAASQQVLSLPVHPSLTSNDLERIVSAVNKLTKAGS; via the coding sequence GTGATTTCAGCTTCCATTCCTAATTTCATTCCCGCCGCTCGCCCTCTTATTGGCGACGACGAACGACGAGCAGTCGATGCCGTCCTCGTGTCCGGGCAACTAGCGCAGGGCAATGAGGTCAAACTTTTCGAAGAAGAATTTTCTCAGGTCCTCGTGGATGGTCGATCCGCCGTCGCTGTAAATTCGGGGACTTCGGGGCTTCATCTGGGGCTCCTGGCCGCGGGGATCGGTCCGGGAGACGAAGTCATCGTGCCGTCCTTCACCTTTGCGGCGACCGCCAATTCAGTAGCTCTGACTGGCGCAACACCCATTTTTGCGGACATTGAACCGGATCACTATTGCCTTGATCCTGATTCGGTAGAAGCCGCTATTTCCAGCCGAACTGCAGGGATCCTGCCCGTGCATCTTTACGGTCACCCCGCAAATATGCCTAGCCTTCAGCGAATCGCAACCGCCAATGGACTCAAACTTTTTGAAGACGCTGCCCAGGCACATGGAGCAAGCCTTAACGGCGAACGCGTTGGTTCATTCGGTGACTTTGCCATGTTTAGCCTGTACCCGACGAAAAACATGACGTCTGGCGAGGGCGGAATGGTCACGATGAACTCACCAGAGATCGAACGGCGCATGCGGTTGCTTCGCAACCAAGGCATGGAACGTCAATACGAGAACGAGCTCGTCGGGTTCAATGCGCGCATGACCAACATTCACGCGGCCATCGGACGCGTCCAGCTCACCAAGATCTGGGGATGGACCGAGCAACGCCGCCAGAACGCCGCCTTCTTGTCAGAGCACTTGACAAACGTTGTCATCCCGAAGACCGCACCCGGAGCTGAGCCCGTCTATCACCAGTACACAATTCGAGTGCTCGAGGATCGAGATCGCATCGTTGCGGCGCTCCGGGACGAGCACCACATCGGGACCGGCGTGTACTACCCCATACCGAATCATCGTCTGCCCTCCTTTCAACAGGCTCTGGACTTGCCGGAGACCGAAGCAGCATCGCAGCAGGTGCTCTCTCTTCCTGTGCACCCCTCTCTTACATCGAACGATCTTGAACGAATCGTTTCCGCAGTGAACAAACTCACCAAGGCAGGTTCCTAA